The Methanothermobacter tenebrarum genome window below encodes:
- a CDS encoding radical SAM protein, whose translation MRISHISVSDKITLLVYGCNFKCKYCFFKPQDCTKLTTKCLYDILSKIGRVYNLSRITIAGGEPTLQEDLPSLTKLLDGNFYSILSTNGSYLLEKIDKLKVNEVHVNLKALDDKKHKILTSQSNKRVLEAIEYLGENKGDLNFKVEISTVLIPGIIGVSEIGKIAKFIGRWDLPYHIIAHVPSKLNMPRPSKGIIEAVKNISKKYLSNVSTSLEYRRHRKGKKILIQKKV comes from the coding sequence ATGAGAATTTCCCATATTTCAGTAAGTGATAAGATAACATTGCTAGTATACGGGTGCAATTTCAAGTGCAAATATTGTTTTTTCAAACCACAAGATTGCACAAAACTTACAACAAAATGCCTATATGATATCCTCTCCAAGATAGGAAGGGTATACAATCTCTCTAGGATTACAATAGCCGGCGGAGAACCAACACTCCAGGAGGATCTCCCAAGTTTGACAAAACTCCTAGATGGAAACTTCTATAGTATATTATCCACTAACGGCTCATACTTACTTGAGAAAATAGACAAATTGAAAGTCAACGAGGTTCATGTGAACCTCAAGGCCTTGGATGATAAAAAACATAAGATTCTCACTTCTCAATCAAATAAGAGAGTCCTTGAAGCCATAGAATATCTTGGAGAAAACAAGGGAGACCTTAATTTTAAGGTGGAAATTTCAACCGTACTCATACCAGGCATAATAGGAGTATCTGAGATTGGGAAGATCGCAAAATTCATTGGAAGATGGGATCTACCATATCATATAATAGCCCATGTACCCAGCAAGTTGAATATGCCAAGACCATCAAAAGGCATAATAGAGGCCGTGAAGAATATCAGCAAAAAATACTTATCAAATGTTTCAACATCACTAGAATATAGAAGGCATAGAAAAGGAAAAAAGATACTCATCCAAAAAAAAGTTTAA
- a CDS encoding metallophosphoesterase family protein, which translates to MHMYRGGLIEVGGSENLLVVTDLHGNLRDFKTYLKIWEEDYNRGCPIVFTGDFIHSMGYEDGSVEILETLRVYYRRYKNFYLLLGNHEWSHITGIDVFKGGINQSLSFERLLNEKFGDHWMEKLESYKRFFKELPFAVKTENKVFISHAGPSRHIKGIDDMINIKENGYQSPAVYEMLWNRYGSYLEDDIDEFLKRVECNAMIVGHTPVDGYQIIGNQIILSSSYSAGRKAYINLDLKAKIESAQDLIQMIKFIQY; encoded by the coding sequence ATGCATATGTATAGGGGTGGTCTCATAGAAGTTGGTGGAAGTGAAAATCTACTTGTTGTCACAGATCTCCATGGCAATCTTAGAGACTTTAAAACTTATCTTAAAATCTGGGAAGAAGACTATAATAGAGGGTGTCCTATTGTCTTCACCGGAGACTTCATACACTCCATGGGATATGAGGACGGATCGGTAGAAATCCTAGAAACTTTGAGGGTATATTATCGCCGCTATAAGAATTTTTATCTCCTCCTTGGAAACCATGAGTGGTCGCATATCACGGGCATAGATGTCTTTAAGGGTGGTATAAACCAGAGCCTATCATTCGAGAGACTATTAAATGAAAAATTCGGGGACCATTGGATGGAAAAACTAGAATCCTATAAAAGATTCTTCAAAGAATTGCCCTTCGCTGTTAAAACAGAAAATAAAGTATTCATAAGCCACGCCGGCCCATCAAGGCACATAAAAGGCATAGATGATATGATAAACATAAAAGAGAACGGCTACCAGAGCCCAGCAGTATATGAGATGTTATGGAACCGTTACGGATCCTACCTGGAAGATGATATAGATGAATTCTTAAAGAGAGTTGAATGTAATGCTATGATAGTCGGGCACACCCCAGTCGACGGCTACCAGATTATAGGCAACCAGATCATACTATCATCAAGTTATAGTGCAGGAAGAAAAGCCTACATAAACCTAGATTTAAAGGCGAAAATAGAAAGTGCCCAAGACCTCATCCAGATGATAAAATTCATACAATATTAA
- a CDS encoding glutamate synthase-related protein, whose product MVQILLTDPEKCDGCNECIEACEKITGHASIFLNELEDGYHAIVCQQCVDPACARGCFRDAIRKEHGIVKIEQESCIGCKLCMLMCPIGAITYSDDGMIKCDQSCIEKPGDTPACVAACEKGCLEAVDVREVVSDIQKGFELKTATSSSSLTPSSPSSDLAAATQGLCVFCGTCEVVCPVDAIKVVDNHPEIDKKKCIMCGSCLAACPVLLPSGAGSIWDPRTIANIRYTSKAGKYVLRGFGTERRLPNFDDILIVPAQASIAPVDKYREPCNTQVTLGTRYAEEPLTLQTPVLIAGMSFGALSRESKLALAKGSTIVGSCANTGEGGMLPEERELADKLIVQYSSGRFGVSSEYLNVGDAIEVKIGQGAKPGMGGHLLAEKVSPEVAKIRGIPEGTDALSPARFLDATDKEDLAKHIELLREVTDWRVPIIVKFGPGRVYEDVRIAAEAGADIIAVDGMEGGTGAAPEVVIEHTGIPTLSALVQAVKSLEDMGLKDEIDLIITGGIRSGADVAKAMAMGADAVYIGTGAMIAMGCRACRMCYTGKCPVGVATQDPELRKRLDVDIAARKVANYIKAMTEETKMLAQLAGHDDIRQFNPDDLRALDTNTATITGLKLINE is encoded by the coding sequence ATGGTTCAAATACTCCTAACAGACCCTGAAAAATGTGACGGATGCAACGAATGTATAGAAGCATGCGAAAAAATTACAGGTCACGCTTCAATCTTCCTAAATGAACTGGAAGACGGATACCATGCTATCGTATGCCAACAATGCGTCGACCCAGCCTGTGCAAGAGGATGCTTCAGAGACGCCATAAGAAAAGAACACGGTATAGTTAAAATAGAACAAGAATCATGCATAGGCTGCAAACTCTGCATGCTAATGTGCCCAATAGGTGCCATAACATACTCAGACGACGGCATGATAAAATGCGACCAAAGCTGCATAGAAAAACCAGGAGACACACCAGCATGCGTAGCAGCATGCGAAAAAGGATGCCTAGAAGCAGTCGACGTGAGAGAAGTTGTAAGTGACATACAAAAAGGATTCGAACTAAAAACCGCAACATCATCAAGTTCACTAACACCATCATCACCATCATCAGACCTTGCAGCAGCCACCCAGGGACTATGCGTATTCTGCGGAACATGCGAAGTAGTATGCCCAGTAGACGCCATAAAAGTCGTGGATAACCACCCAGAAATCGACAAGAAGAAATGTATAATGTGCGGATCATGCCTAGCAGCCTGCCCAGTCCTCTTACCAAGCGGCGCTGGGAGCATATGGGATCCAAGGACAATAGCAAACATAAGATACACATCCAAAGCAGGTAAATACGTCCTAAGAGGCTTTGGAACTGAAAGAAGGCTGCCAAACTTCGACGACATACTAATAGTACCGGCACAAGCATCAATAGCACCAGTAGACAAATACAGGGAGCCATGCAACACCCAAGTAACCCTTGGAACAAGATATGCAGAAGAACCCCTCACATTGCAAACACCAGTACTCATTGCAGGGATGTCATTCGGAGCCCTTAGCAGAGAAAGCAAACTAGCACTGGCCAAAGGGTCAACAATCGTAGGATCCTGCGCCAATACAGGTGAAGGCGGCATGCTACCAGAAGAAAGAGAACTAGCAGACAAACTCATAGTACAATACTCATCAGGAAGATTCGGAGTCTCATCAGAATACTTAAATGTTGGAGATGCAATAGAAGTGAAGATAGGCCAAGGAGCCAAACCAGGAATGGGAGGACACCTACTAGCAGAAAAAGTAAGCCCAGAAGTCGCCAAAATCAGGGGCATACCAGAAGGCACAGACGCCCTAAGCCCCGCAAGATTCTTGGACGCAACAGACAAAGAGGACCTGGCAAAACACATCGAACTCCTCAGAGAAGTCACAGACTGGAGAGTGCCTATCATAGTCAAATTCGGCCCTGGAAGAGTATATGAGGATGTTAGGATAGCGGCAGAGGCAGGAGCAGATATAATAGCCGTAGATGGTATGGAAGGCGGTACAGGAGCGGCTCCAGAAGTCGTGATAGAACATACAGGTATACCCACACTCTCAGCACTAGTACAGGCAGTGAAAAGCCTAGAAGACATGGGCCTAAAGGATGAGATAGACCTTATAATAACTGGTGGTATAAGAAGTGGTGCAGATGTTGCAAAGGCAATGGCAATGGGAGCAGACGCAGTATACATAGGGACGGGTGCAATGATAGCAATGGGATGCCGAGCTTGCAGAATGTGCTACACAGGAAAATGTCCAGTAGGGGTTGCGACACAAGACCCAGAACTGAGAAAAAGGTTAGATGTTGACATCGCAGCAAGAAAAGTCGCAAATTACATAAAGGCCATGACAGAAGAAACCAAGATGCTAGCCCAACTCGCAGGACATGACGACATAAGACAATTCAACCCAGACGACCTACGCGCACTGGACACGAACACAGCGACAATAACCGGACTAAAACTAATAAACGAATAA
- a CDS encoding tributyrin esterase encodes MKTELVISGNDLSTREINKMIKEGLKDNTKKFIIENDKKLDSLVVGIREEAKFILKGEFGDFIGALNDGAKIKVMGNTGRYLGDNMTAGEIIVEGSAKDGVGFGTYNGTIVVHGDAGNGVGQLNKGGTIIIDGDIKDLAGLYMLSGDIIVTGDAGKDTGDWIIGGNIYVAGDFETGTNAKVSKVEKEDILKLSKLFYDYGIKAEVEEFKKIQRKKLRPFYG; translated from the coding sequence ATGAAAACAGAATTAGTAATCTCAGGAAATGACCTATCCACCCGGGAAATCAACAAAATGATAAAAGAAGGCCTAAAAGACAACACAAAAAAATTCATAATAGAAAACGACAAAAAACTCGACTCACTCGTCGTAGGAATACGAGAAGAGGCAAAATTCATACTAAAAGGAGAATTCGGCGATTTCATAGGAGCGCTCAACGACGGGGCCAAGATAAAAGTCATGGGAAACACAGGAAGATACCTAGGAGACAACATGACAGCAGGCGAAATAATAGTTGAAGGATCAGCCAAAGATGGTGTCGGATTCGGAACATACAACGGCACAATAGTAGTCCACGGAGACGCGGGCAACGGAGTCGGACAACTAAACAAAGGAGGAACAATCATCATAGACGGGGACATAAAAGACCTCGCAGGATTATACATGCTAAGCGGGGACATAATAGTAACAGGAGACGCTGGAAAAGACACAGGAGACTGGATAATCGGAGGCAACATCTACGTAGCAGGGGACTTCGAAACAGGAACCAACGCCAAAGTAAGCAAAGTAGAAAAAGAAGACATACTAAAACTTTCAAAACTCTTCTACGATTATGGGATAAAAGCCGAAGTAGAAGAATTCAAAAAAATACAACGCAAAAAACTCCGCCCATTCTACGGCTAA
- a CDS encoding ArsR family transcriptional regulator, translated as MKTLITNLRGRCLFDVTMRNKIDGLILVQSEKFDDLSLEKFVKGGLIKIETEDPLKACYKISEVIRGAKKHGKVYVAYNGDDIGGLLAFAAFKEGVDAIFTCFRETSVRLPIPRLDISDSKLKILKVLEDENLTAIEIAKKVGISRAMAYKHLSDLIEMGLVKQSHLLEKYSITKAGKFVTI; from the coding sequence ATGAAGACTCTTATTACAAATTTAAGGGGCCGATGCCTCTTCGATGTTACAATGAGAAATAAAATAGATGGTTTAATACTAGTTCAGAGCGAAAAATTTGATGACCTATCCCTTGAAAAATTTGTTAAAGGAGGTCTTATAAAAATAGAAACAGAAGATCCTCTTAAAGCATGTTATAAGATCTCTGAGGTTATAAGAGGGGCTAAAAAGCATGGTAAAGTTTATGTCGCTTATAATGGTGATGATATTGGAGGTCTTCTAGCATTTGCAGCCTTCAAGGAGGGTGTTGACGCTATATTCACTTGTTTCAGGGAAACCTCAGTCAGGTTACCCATTCCTAGGCTTGATATTTCAGATTCAAAACTTAAAATTTTAAAGGTTTTAGAAGATGAAAATTTAACCGCTATAGAAATCGCGAAAAAGGTTGGAATATCAAGAGCCATGGCCTATAAGCATTTAAGCGACCTTATAGAGATGGGACTTGTGAAGCAGTCTCATCTCCTGGAAAAGTATTCTATTACAAAGGCAGGAAAATTCGTTACAATATAG
- a CDS encoding TIGR04083 family peptide-modifying radical SAM enzyme: MAFHVMIVPTMNCPSNCSYCWGVERDSTIMSIDIIKKIVSWLKGFRMEPVTFTFHGGEPLLAGYEFYKEALALLSSELAMLNPAFAIQTNLWLMDDRLAELFAKYNIPIGSSLDGPEEINDFQRGVGYFKKTMRGYKVARRHGLSVSFISTFTSYSINFKEEVFKFFLENGLNLKLHPALPSLKSEDPKEWSISAREYGELLVYLLDEYLSHFGEIEIKNLDHFAKSMFMRRGVVCTLADCVGNTFAVDPHGDIYPCYRFVEMKDYVMGNVEDNPSMDDLEESEALKRLRGWRRLVDRECSSCDYYRFCLGGCPYNAISIDDDGNMELDGVDHQCEAYKMIFGEMRRRVNRDFMVHGIEGGDKRARIIDLMLKEL, encoded by the coding sequence TTGGCCTTCCATGTGATGATAGTTCCTACTATGAATTGTCCTTCAAATTGTAGTTATTGTTGGGGTGTTGAGCGGGACTCTACTATAATGAGTATAGATATTATAAAAAAGATTGTCTCTTGGCTTAAGGGTTTCAGAATGGAGCCGGTGACTTTCACATTCCATGGGGGCGAACCTTTACTGGCGGGTTATGAGTTTTATAAGGAGGCTTTAGCTTTATTGAGCAGTGAATTGGCTATGTTGAATCCTGCGTTCGCTATACAGACAAATCTTTGGTTGATGGATGACAGATTGGCTGAACTTTTCGCCAAATATAACATCCCTATTGGTTCCAGTCTTGATGGCCCGGAGGAGATAAACGATTTTCAGAGGGGTGTGGGTTATTTTAAGAAGACGATGCGGGGATACAAGGTTGCTAGAAGGCATGGTTTAAGTGTGAGTTTTATTAGTACTTTCACTTCATATTCTATTAATTTTAAGGAGGAGGTTTTCAAGTTTTTCTTGGAGAATGGTTTGAATCTTAAATTGCATCCGGCTTTACCGTCTCTTAAAAGTGAAGATCCGAAGGAGTGGAGTATAAGTGCGAGGGAGTATGGTGAGCTTTTAGTTTATCTTCTTGATGAGTATTTGTCCCATTTTGGTGAGATTGAGATAAAGAATCTTGATCATTTTGCCAAGAGCATGTTTATGAGGCGTGGTGTTGTATGCACTCTTGCAGATTGTGTAGGTAATACTTTTGCTGTGGATCCGCATGGGGATATATATCCATGTTATCGTTTTGTGGAGATGAAGGATTATGTTATGGGTAATGTTGAGGATAATCCTAGTATGGATGATCTTGAGGAATCCGAGGCTTTGAAGAGGCTTAGGGGTTGGAGGAGGCTTGTTGATAGGGAGTGTTCTTCATGTGATTATTATCGTTTTTGCCTTGGTGGGTGTCCATATAATGCGATAAGTATTGATGATGATGGTAATATGGAGCTTGATGGTGTGGATCATCAGTGTGAGGCTTATAAGATGATATTTGGGGAGATGAGAAGGAGGGTTAACAGGGATTTTATGGTTCATGGGATTGAAGGTGGGGATAAGAGGGCGAGGATTATCGATTTAATGTTAAAGGAGCTTTAA
- a CDS encoding TIGR04165 family Cys-rich peptide, protein MKFEDLFKECPRCGCKDKIVKRKIIDEHKAFASLREIVCEKCGYVFQKG, encoded by the coding sequence ATGAAATTTGAAGATTTGTTTAAGGAATGTCCACGTTGTGGTTGCAAGGATAAGATAGTTAAAAGGAAGATAATAGATGAGCATAAGGCCTTTGCTAGTCTTAGGGAGATTGTGTGTGAAAAGTGTGGATATGTTTTCCAGAAGGGATAG
- a CDS encoding ATP phosphoribosyltransferase, whose product MKIILGLPKGSLNNVNRGNTYQVFVDAGYEIRGYEPGKEENEIRILNDPEIKAYLTRPQSAPVELNRGMLDIAIIGDDWVREESINNKDSMIKKIGSLEYGQTRLIVAVPQEKPYNSLQEFFLANKDRETPILCFTEYPNLAREFFMKNPGYKEIFGESTPMVQIRGLRDGDNEMVQIINSDGATEVYIAKGADLIVDNTQTGTSLRKAGLKIIDTIMESSAGLYAGPTCKGEKLEKAEMIYQQLFGAIKARNYFDVKFNIRNEKLEDVKEFLIAKKYCSQEPTIVKGMRFSQVNVLIPKNKFPEMLSGIKSLGASSIVREKVKQYVE is encoded by the coding sequence ATGAAAATCATACTAGGATTGCCAAAAGGTAGTTTAAATAATGTTAATCGTGGAAACACCTACCAAGTATTCGTAGATGCCGGATATGAGATCAGAGGCTACGAACCCGGGAAGGAAGAGAACGAGATCAGAATCTTGAACGACCCAGAGATAAAAGCCTATCTCACAAGGCCGCAGAGCGCCCCTGTAGAGTTAAACAGGGGGATGCTCGATATCGCGATAATAGGTGATGACTGGGTGCGTGAAGAATCCATAAATAACAAAGACAGCATGATAAAAAAGATAGGCAGCCTCGAATACGGTCAGACGCGCCTAATAGTCGCAGTACCCCAAGAAAAACCATACAATTCCCTACAAGAATTTTTCCTAGCCAATAAGGATCGTGAAACCCCAATATTATGTTTCACAGAATACCCCAACCTCGCAAGGGAATTCTTCATGAAAAACCCCGGCTACAAGGAGATATTCGGTGAAAGCACCCCAATGGTCCAAATAAGAGGTCTTAGAGATGGTGACAATGAAATGGTCCAAATAATAAACTCAGATGGGGCCACAGAAGTATATATTGCAAAGGGCGCTGATCTTATAGTGGATAATACACAGACCGGCACAAGCCTGAGGAAAGCCGGTTTAAAAATCATCGACACAATAATGGAATCCAGCGCAGGATTATACGCCGGGCCAACCTGTAAAGGAGAGAAACTTGAAAAAGCTGAGATGATATATCAGCAATTATTCGGGGCTATAAAAGCCCGAAATTACTTTGATGTTAAATTCAATATAAGGAATGAAAAACTAGAAGATGTTAAAGAATTCCTAATTGCTAAAAAGTACTGTTCACAGGAGCCGACAATAGTAAAGGGCATGAGATTCTCCCAAGTAAACGTCTTAATACCTAAGAATAAATTCCCAGAAATGCTAAGCGGCATTAAAAGCTTGGGAGCATCATCAATCGTAAGAGAGAAGGTCAAACAATATGTAGAGTGA
- a CDS encoding TMEM175 family protein → MKTSRIETLVDGIFAISMTLLVLTLDVPKVSNFLTEAAFQQQLGVLWPQFFCYFLSFWILGGLWRVNHQHFNFIKHTDHTLVTINIFSLIFIAMIPFSTEMVSEYGASYFTANMIFQVNQLLAGSLYYINWDYSVRKNLLDDVDARTVNFIRANTLVLPLCAILAISLSPFIYAWSNLIFFTIPVFKRLLERKYFTQGDD, encoded by the coding sequence ATGAAGACTAGCCGTATTGAAACGCTTGTGGATGGTATATTCGCTATTTCAATGACTCTGCTTGTTTTGACGCTTGATGTTCCGAAGGTATCCAATTTTTTGACTGAAGCGGCATTCCAGCAGCAACTTGGAGTGTTATGGCCGCAGTTTTTCTGCTATTTTCTCTCTTTCTGGATACTGGGGGGGTTATGGCGTGTTAATCATCAACATTTCAATTTTATCAAACATACCGACCATACCCTGGTAACTATAAACATTTTCTCCTTGATTTTTATAGCTATGATACCATTTTCTACTGAGATGGTCTCTGAGTATGGTGCCAGTTACTTTACAGCTAATATGATATTTCAAGTTAATCAATTATTGGCAGGATCTTTGTATTATATTAACTGGGATTATTCTGTCAGGAAAAACCTATTAGATGATGTTGATGCGAGAACGGTAAATTTTATAAGGGCTAATACTCTTGTTTTACCTTTATGCGCTATCTTAGCGATTAGCTTATCCCCTTTTATATATGCATGGAGTAATCTGATATTTTTCACAATCCCGGTCTTTAAGAGATTGTTGGAGAGGAAATATTTTACACAAGGTGATGATTAA
- a CDS encoding NUDIX domain-containing protein, producing MVSLCLLAVRALIKDNGKILIIKRSPSCKTNPLKWELPGGKVNLGEPIEEALKREVKEETGLDITPNGILGVAEQELGIFKAINIIIECSANGRLRLSGEHEAYAWVEPEDLRYYELTDWFQNFLSKL from the coding sequence ATGGTATCATTATGCTTACTTGCAGTCAGAGCCTTGATAAAAGACAATGGAAAAATTCTCATAATAAAAAGGTCCCCCTCTTGTAAGACTAATCCTCTTAAGTGGGAGTTGCCAGGTGGCAAGGTAAACCTTGGGGAACCTATAGAAGAAGCCCTCAAAAGGGAGGTTAAAGAGGAAACTGGATTAGATATAACTCCTAATGGGATCCTTGGGGTTGCAGAACAGGAATTAGGCATATTCAAGGCCATAAATATTATAATTGAGTGTTCTGCTAATGGTAGGCTGAGATTAAGTGGGGAACACGAAGCTTATGCTTGGGTGGAACCAGAGGATCTCAGATACTATGAACTTACAGACTGGTTCCAAAACTTCCTATCAAAACTTTAA
- a CDS encoding sensor histidine kinase, with the protein MHSIINELFTNAIKHAFPCDRKGTIRVEFKEKGWILFFKVLDDGIGLPEDFNLDESKTFGLSIVNALTKQINGELSLHSNNGTTFNIRFKEQQ; encoded by the coding sequence TTGCACTCCATCATAAACGAACTTTTCACCAACGCAATAAAACATGCATTCCCATGTGACAGGAAAGGCACCATAAGAGTAGAATTCAAGGAAAAAGGATGGATTTTATTCTTTAAAGTTTTAGATGATGGAATAGGCTTGCCAGAAGATTTCAATTTAGATGAAAGCAAAACATTTGGACTTTCGATAGTCAATGCCCTTACAAAACAAATAAATGGTGAACTATCCTTACATTCAAATAATGGAACCACATTCAATATAAGATTCAAGGAGCAACAATAA
- a CDS encoding CBS domain-containing protein, which produces MLTAVQKEILQTLINLYKKSDGKSIKGEEIAEIMNRNPGTIRNQMQSLRSLGLVKGVPGPRGGYKPTIKAFQYLEISPIEMEAQVPIYKNGKKVEDLSVSKIEFTSIPHPGECEAAIKVVGSIKNLDLGDRIRVGPTPVNKLVVDGIIVGRDDMDNMILLDTTGIRSIPQKTVMEVATQDLVTIKPEMTLKEVAKILSEKNIEGAPVTEDNKIVGMLTLSDINRAIAEGKDQCKVKEIMSTSIVTVDKTVLISDAIEIMNKHNIGRLILVDSKKRPIGIVTRTDILDAISGLKNR; this is translated from the coding sequence ATGTTAACAGCCGTCCAGAAGGAAATACTCCAAACCCTTATCAACCTTTACAAAAAATCTGATGGAAAATCTATTAAAGGCGAAGAAATAGCAGAAATAATGAACAGAAACCCAGGGACCATAAGGAATCAGATGCAATCACTAAGAAGCCTAGGCCTCGTAAAGGGGGTTCCAGGGCCCAGGGGCGGGTACAAGCCAACAATAAAAGCATTCCAGTACTTAGAAATATCGCCCATAGAAATGGAAGCCCAAGTACCCATCTACAAAAACGGAAAAAAAGTTGAAGACCTCTCAGTCTCAAAAATAGAATTCACAAGCATACCACACCCAGGAGAATGCGAAGCAGCCATAAAAGTAGTGGGTAGCATAAAAAACCTAGACTTAGGAGATAGAATAAGAGTAGGGCCAACCCCAGTAAACAAACTCGTAGTAGATGGTATCATAGTAGGAAGAGATGATATGGACAACATGATACTACTAGACACCACTGGCATCAGGAGCATACCACAAAAGACGGTAATGGAAGTGGCAACCCAGGACCTTGTAACAATAAAACCAGAAATGACCCTTAAAGAAGTTGCGAAAATACTCTCAGAGAAAAACATCGAAGGAGCGCCAGTAACCGAAGACAACAAAATAGTGGGCATGCTAACCCTCAGCGACATAAACAGGGCAATAGCAGAAGGCAAAGACCAATGCAAAGTAAAAGAGATCATGTCAACCAGCATAGTAACAGTCGACAAGACAGTGCTAATATCAGATGCCATAGAGATCATGAACAAACACAACATAGGCCGCCTAATCCTAGTAGATTCTAAAAAGAGGCCCATAGGGATAGTGACACGCACAGACATACTAGATGCGATCTCAGGCCTCAAAAACAGGTAG
- a CDS encoding deoxyhypusine synthase, producing MRVQHMTIKNGMKVKELVNEMGRAGVLGAGRVYKATKLLSEMFQDHEMNVFLSMAGPLVAGGMRNIISDLLKEGKIQALITSGANLTHDLLEAFGGGHYHDLQPGDVKVGHIKDIYTKTEDFEVFEEKILKILESITSTRRIFSIREFIHEIGKHIEDEDSIIKNATDNNIPIYAPGIIDSMIGLQLWMFTQENQLCLDAVADMHHLSDLVFESERIGAIILGGGVPKHYTLASTILRGGVDAAIQIIMDRSEAGSLSGAPLEEARTWAKAQADSKLVTVIGDATILFPLILAGAL from the coding sequence ATGAGAGTCCAACATATGACAATAAAAAATGGAATGAAAGTAAAAGAACTAGTCAATGAAATGGGCCGGGCAGGAGTCCTCGGAGCAGGAAGAGTATACAAGGCCACTAAACTATTATCCGAAATGTTCCAAGACCATGAAATGAACGTCTTCCTTAGCATGGCAGGACCGCTAGTGGCGGGTGGCATGCGAAATATCATATCAGACCTTTTAAAGGAGGGTAAAATCCAGGCACTCATCACAAGCGGGGCTAACCTAACCCATGACCTTTTAGAAGCGTTCGGCGGCGGACACTACCACGACCTCCAACCCGGAGACGTGAAAGTAGGCCATATCAAGGACATTTACACAAAAACAGAAGATTTCGAAGTCTTCGAGGAGAAAATATTAAAGATCTTAGAGTCTATCACTTCTACTAGGCGCATTTTCTCCATAAGGGAATTTATCCATGAGATAGGAAAGCACATAGAAGATGAGGATTCCATAATAAAGAATGCAACCGATAATAACATACCTATTTATGCTCCTGGGATAATCGATAGTATGATAGGACTTCAACTTTGGATGTTCACCCAGGAGAACCAATTATGCTTAGATGCGGTAGCTGATATGCACCACTTATCAGATCTAGTATTTGAATCAGAAAGGATAGGTGCCATAATACTAGGTGGTGGTGTGCCAAAACATTATACTCTAGCATCAACTATACTTAGAGGAGGAGTTGATGCGGCTATTCAGATAATCATGGACAGGAGCGAGGCAGGAAGCCTCAGCGGCGCCCCATTAGAAGAGGCAAGAACATGGGCGAAAGCCCAAGCAGACTCTAAACTAGTAACCGTTATAGGGGATGCCACAATATTGTTCCCATTGATACTAGCAGGCGCGCTTTAA
- the pyrF gene encoding orotidine-5'-phosphate decarboxylase, whose translation MRIENNIILAMDLTDPAEALRVTGQVIDYIDTVKIGYPLVLAAGIECIQEFKEELQCQVIADFKVADIPETNEKICNITFKHGADAIIVHGFTGPDSIKACMDAANKIGGEIFLLTDMSHPGSGKFIGKVSEEIAKIGVQLGVENYVAPATKIESLKSIRRIVGDDAFIISPGVGFQGGEAIETLKFADAIIVGRTIYLSRNPRKTIKDLIDIL comes from the coding sequence ATGAGGATAGAAAATAATATAATTTTGGCAATGGATCTAACAGACCCGGCCGAGGCTCTTAGGGTGACAGGCCAAGTAATAGATTATATAGACACTGTTAAGATAGGTTATCCTCTCGTGCTTGCGGCTGGAATCGAATGCATACAAGAATTCAAGGAAGAATTACAATGTCAAGTCATAGCAGATTTCAAAGTTGCTGATATACCCGAAACAAACGAGAAAATCTGTAATATAACATTCAAGCATGGTGCAGATGCCATTATAGTACATGGTTTCACAGGCCCTGATAGTATAAAAGCTTGCATGGACGCAGCGAATAAAATAGGAGGGGAAATATTCCTCCTCACTGACATGTCCCATCCAGGATCAGGAAAGTTCATAGGGAAGGTATCAGAGGAGATAGCAAAAATCGGAGTACAACTGGGGGTGGAAAATTATGTGGCCCCAGCCACAAAAATTGAAAGCCTCAAGAGTATAAGGAGAATAGTAGGTGATGATGCGTTCATCATATCCCCTGGTGTAGGATTCCAGGGTGGCGAGGCCATTGAAACATTGAAATTTGCAGATGCCATCATAGTTGGGAGGACAATCTACCTTTCAAGGAATCCGAGAAAGACCATAAAAGACCTCATAGATATCCTATGA